One window of the Methanomassiliicoccaceae archaeon DOK genome contains the following:
- the glmM gene encoding phosphoglucosamine mutase, translating to MMSMFGTNGVRGIANEYLDCELALQMGRAVSKVLGKTIAVATDTRVSSPMLKNALCAGLMSVGADVLDLGMIPTPALQHYIRNRPKVSGGVMITASHNPPEFNGIKCIASDGTECSKEQESDIERLYKSKIECVGWKDIGSILQINDAAEEYVESVASKVDTDLIRKSQIVAVVDCANGASVQTTPMLLRKLGVRAITLNGDPQGEFPGHPSEPTEDNLEELKRMVVAVGADIGIAHDGDADRCVFVTEKGDYVSGDVSLALLAEAMIHKNGGGKVMITVATSSLVKDITERAGGEVVYTAVGSPIVARTMASEGGVFGGEENGGVIFADHQYCRDGAMGAARMLEYVAKYGRLGDRIAELPSYTTIKNAVYCPEDLKSKVISSIELRHENGRIDKRDGIRIDYDDGWVLMRPSGTEPKFRIYSESRDSKTARERSQSFCAEFSEVLEEMSKK from the coding sequence ATCATGAGTATGTTCGGAACCAACGGCGTACGTGGCATCGCAAACGAATACCTTGACTGTGAGTTAGCACTGCAGATGGGCAGAGCTGTTTCCAAAGTACTCGGCAAGACCATAGCGGTGGCTACAGACACCCGCGTGTCGTCCCCTATGCTCAAAAACGCTCTCTGCGCGGGACTCATGTCCGTCGGCGCGGACGTCCTGGACCTAGGCATGATTCCGACCCCAGCATTACAGCATTACATCCGGAACAGACCAAAGGTGTCAGGCGGGGTAATGATAACTGCATCCCATAACCCCCCAGAATTCAACGGCATCAAATGTATAGCCTCAGACGGCACCGAATGTTCAAAAGAACAGGAATCAGACATAGAGAGGCTCTACAAATCGAAGATCGAATGTGTGGGGTGGAAAGACATCGGTAGCATCCTTCAGATAAACGATGCTGCTGAAGAGTATGTCGAATCTGTCGCCTCGAAGGTCGATACTGACCTAATCAGGAAATCTCAGATTGTAGCGGTAGTCGATTGTGCCAACGGCGCATCCGTCCAGACGACTCCGATGCTGCTAAGAAAGCTTGGAGTCAGAGCCATTACTTTGAACGGAGACCCCCAGGGAGAGTTCCCAGGCCATCCCAGCGAACCCACGGAAGACAACCTAGAGGAGCTAAAAAGAATGGTCGTGGCTGTAGGTGCAGACATAGGCATCGCACATGATGGGGATGCAGATAGGTGCGTTTTTGTCACCGAGAAAGGAGACTACGTCAGCGGGGATGTCTCTCTGGCGCTGTTGGCCGAGGCAATGATCCACAAAAACGGTGGCGGAAAGGTCATGATTACGGTAGCCACCTCGTCCCTTGTAAAAGACATCACCGAAAGAGCAGGAGGCGAGGTTGTATACACTGCTGTGGGATCTCCAATTGTCGCACGCACAATGGCCTCCGAAGGAGGTGTATTCGGAGGGGAAGAAAACGGAGGAGTTATTTTCGCAGATCACCAGTATTGTCGTGACGGTGCTATGGGTGCAGCCAGAATGTTGGAGTATGTAGCAAAATACGGAAGACTAGGGGATAGGATCGCGGAACTCCCATCCTACACAACTATCAAAAACGCAGTCTATTGCCCAGAAGATCTCAAGTCGAAAGTCATATCCTCGATCGAGCTGCGTCACGAGAATGGACGCATCGACAAAAGAGACGGAATCAGAATCGACTATGACGATGGCTGGGTACTAATGCGTCCATCAGGTACCGAGCCCAAGTTCAGAATATATTCCGAGTCCAGAGATTCCAAGACTGCTCGTGAACGCTCCCAAAGTTTCTGTGCGGAGTTCTCAGAAGTTCTCGAAGAGATGTCGAAGAAATAA
- a CDS encoding SIS domain-containing protein: MTMKKDVDTYFSELTDALSRIDRDTICEMVDAILEAYNNESVVYVCGNGGSAATASHIVCDFNKGISMHHDRKFRFLCLNDNIASMMAISNDISYDDVFLIQAEGRVRDGDVLIAISGSGNSENVLKVAEYFKNRGNKVIGLTGYSGGKLREMADIPVHVPVNDMQKAEDAHMSVLHLCAQIIARELGHPLC; the protein is encoded by the coding sequence ATGACCATGAAAAAGGACGTCGACACATACTTCTCTGAACTCACAGATGCACTATCCCGCATAGACCGCGACACAATCTGTGAGATGGTCGACGCCATCTTAGAAGCATACAACAATGAAAGTGTTGTTTATGTCTGTGGAAACGGCGGTAGTGCGGCAACAGCATCACACATCGTCTGCGATTTCAATAAAGGTATTTCCATGCACCATGACAGGAAGTTCCGTTTCCTTTGTCTGAATGATAACATCGCATCCATGATGGCAATCTCGAACGACATCAGCTATGATGATGTCTTCCTAATCCAGGCAGAAGGGCGCGTAAGAGACGGAGACGTGCTAATTGCAATCTCCGGCAGCGGAAATTCTGAAAACGTGCTGAAGGTTGCTGAATACTTCAAAAACAGAGGAAATAAGGTCATCGGGCTGACAGGATACTCGGGAGGAAAGCTCAGAGAGATGGCAGACATCCCAGTTCATGTTCCGGTGAACGACATGCAGAAAGCTGAGGACGCCCATATGTCTGTGCTGCATCTGTGCGCTCAGATAATTGCCAGAGAACTGGGCCACCCTCTGTGCTGA